One Tolypothrix bouteillei VB521301 DNA window includes the following coding sequences:
- a CDS encoding Uma2 family endonuclease has translation MTIASPIQRLLKFEEYLAYDDGTNNRYELLRGRLLLMTPPTVRHLLIAKLIERILDAEISRLKLALVTLREAGVQTEVDSVRLADVCVVTEEEAVELMDRTAVFRVPARLAVEIVSPSSVKRDYEEKPPEYANKGIPEYWIVDPMKTSVTVFLLINGRYESTVFTGTQQIISRLFPELVVTVEQILTSR, from the coding sequence ATGACTATTGCATCACCTATACAACGTCTTTTGAAATTTGAGGAGTACTTAGCTTATGATGATGGAACTAATAACCGCTATGAGTTGCTACGTGGAAGGCTGCTTTTAATGACGCCTCCTACTGTTAGGCATCTGTTGATTGCCAAGTTAATTGAACGGATTTTAGATGCTGAAATCAGTCGATTGAAATTAGCATTGGTCACTTTAAGAGAAGCGGGGGTACAAACTGAGGTTGACAGCGTTAGGTTGGCCGATGTGTGTGTGGTAACAGAGGAGGAAGCAGTGGAACTAATGGATCGAACTGCTGTTTTTCGCGTTCCCGCACGACTGGCAGTTGAGATAGTGAGTCCGAGTTCAGTAAAACGGGATTACGAGGAAAAACCCCCCGAATACGCTAACAAGGGCATTCCTGAGTACTGGATTGTTGACCCCATGAAAACAAGCGTGACGGTATTTCTTTTAATCAATGGTCGTTATGAGTCAACCGTTTTTACCGGAACACAGCAGATTATCTCTCGGCTCTTTCCCGAATTGGTGGTGACGGTTGAACAAATTCTTACTTCGAGATAA
- a CDS encoding deoxyguanosinetriphosphate triphosphohydrolase, with product MDWKKLLTPKRLGKREPENLQLDRTYFQRDYDRLVFSSPFRRLKDKTQVFTLPRNDYIRTRLIHSLEVSCVGRSLGRIAGSTIIKRHNLDESGLSASDFGDIIAAACLAHDIGNPPFGHAGEDAIRAGFDSWYSTNAFALSASCTQLIASLNEPLSTHQKTDFDLFEGNAQGFRILTKLEMSHRVGGMQLTCPTLATFTKYPRESYIPQHILKDYSGSSIKKYGFFQAEKDLFAEVAETVGLIRRHDNAAWWSRHPLTFLMEAADDICYSIVDVEDSHRMGYISFALAKELLNEIAQLDFKDNAESDAEKVKHMRANAINKLVQEAAVIFLSNEEDILSGKFDQHLLSLSTYAKHLDVIAETTNNDVFNHPNVIGIRVAGYEVLGKLFAEFVDAVLERTQKGKFVYHMLPKEDRPTAEEDTYQKILRVTDYISGMTDSYATSLFQQLSGITLR from the coding sequence ATGGACTGGAAAAAACTCCTAACACCAAAGCGACTCGGTAAAAGAGAACCAGAAAATCTTCAGCTAGATCGTACTTACTTTCAACGAGACTACGATCGCTTGGTATTTTCCTCTCCTTTTCGCCGCCTCAAAGATAAAACCCAAGTTTTCACTTTACCAAGAAACGATTACATTCGGACTCGTCTCATTCACAGTTTGGAAGTGTCTTGTGTTGGTCGTTCTCTTGGTAGAATTGCTGGCTCTACCATTATCAAAAGACATAACTTAGATGAATCGGGGCTGAGTGCTTCAGATTTTGGTGATATTATTGCTGCTGCTTGTTTGGCGCACGATATTGGCAATCCCCCTTTTGGTCATGCTGGGGAAGACGCAATCCGTGCTGGGTTTGATTCTTGGTACAGTACAAATGCGTTCGCTCTTAGCGCAAGCTGTACCCAGCTTATCGCCAGTCTCAATGAACCTCTCAGCACGCATCAAAAAACGGACTTTGATTTATTTGAAGGAAACGCCCAAGGCTTTCGTATTTTGACAAAACTAGAAATGTCACACAGAGTTGGCGGAATGCAATTAACTTGCCCTACTTTAGCAACTTTCACAAAATACCCTAGAGAGTCTTATATCCCACAGCATATCCTCAAAGATTACTCCGGTAGCAGTATTAAAAAGTATGGTTTTTTCCAAGCGGAAAAAGATTTATTTGCTGAAGTTGCAGAAACAGTTGGACTCATTCGCCGTCACGATAATGCAGCTTGGTGGTCTCGCCATCCCCTAACTTTTTTAATGGAAGCAGCAGATGATATTTGCTACTCAATTGTTGATGTAGAGGATAGCCATCGCATGGGCTATATCTCTTTTGCTCTAGCTAAAGAATTACTGAATGAAATTGCACAACTTGACTTTAAAGACAATGCAGAAAGTGATGCAGAAAAAGTCAAGCATATGCGTGCTAATGCTATCAACAAATTAGTCCAAGAGGCAGCTGTTATTTTCCTTTCTAACGAAGAAGATATCCTCTCTGGTAAGTTTGACCAACATCTGTTATCTTTAAGTACTTACGCCAAGCATCTTGACGTTATTGCAGAGACAACTAATAATGATGTCTTCAACCATCCCAATGTTATCGGTATCAGAGTCGCTGGATATGAAGTTTTAGGTAAATTATTTGCTGAATTTGTTGATGCCGTTTTGGAAAGAACTCAAAAGGGAAAATTTGTTTACCATATGCTTCCTAAAGAAGATCGCCCTACTGCTGAAGAAGATACTTACCAGAAAATTCTGCGAGTTACAGATTATATTTCTGGCATGACAGACTCTTATGCCACCAGTTTGTTTCAACAATTGAGTGGCATCACTTTACGCTAA
- a CDS encoding DUF4007 family protein produces MGTQINLDLGVDIQPVVDVNPVFARHETFHPRFGWIKKGFDAAVKDSGIFLREDAPVRLGVGKNMVSSIRYWCNAFKVLEDDSPSDFGDRLLSDDGWDPFLEDPASLWLLHWNLLKPTCNASAWYFVFNLFRSTEFSQDELLNELCRYRDNAAPRIVESSLKKDVSCILRMYVEQGTSKTSVSEDSLDCPFTELGVIHTAGDSRHYTFRIGGKGNLPAEIIVSTCLEYASWVGREQRTISISRLMYEIGSPGMAFKLSESAVCDAIEEVARNLNSIALSESAGLIQFSYKERPDLLAEKILDEYYRG; encoded by the coding sequence ATGGGAACACAAATTAACCTTGACTTAGGTGTTGATATTCAACCAGTAGTTGACGTTAATCCCGTTTTTGCCCGCCATGAAACCTTTCACCCTCGGTTTGGTTGGATAAAAAAGGGTTTTGATGCTGCTGTAAAGGATTCAGGTATCTTTTTGCGGGAAGATGCTCCCGTGCGGCTGGGCGTAGGAAAGAACATGGTGAGTTCTATTCGTTACTGGTGTAATGCGTTTAAAGTGCTGGAAGACGATAGCCCATCTGATTTTGGAGATCGCCTTCTAAGTGATGATGGTTGGGACCCGTTTCTTGAAGATCCAGCATCGCTATGGCTTTTGCATTGGAATTTACTCAAGCCAACATGTAATGCATCTGCATGGTATTTTGTATTTAACCTTTTCCGAAGCACGGAATTTTCACAAGACGAATTACTTAATGAACTGTGTCGCTACAGAGATAATGCTGCACCTCGCATTGTTGAATCATCCTTAAAAAAGGATGTTAGCTGTATCTTAAGAATGTATGTAGAACAAGGAACCTCTAAAACGAGTGTCAGTGAGGATAGTTTGGATTGTCCCTTCACTGAACTGGGAGTTATTCATACAGCAGGAGACTCCAGACATTATACTTTCCGCATTGGTGGAAAAGGAAATTTACCTGCTGAAATAATTGTTTCCACTTGTCTGGAATACGCAAGTTGGGTAGGACGAGAACAAAGAACTATCTCTATATCCCGTCTCATGTACGAAATTGGTAGCCCTGGAATGGCGTTTAAGCTTTCGGAAAGTGCAGTATGTGATGCCATAGAAGAGGTAGCAAGGAATTTAAACTCAATTGCACTTTCTGAATCGGCGGGCTTAATTCAATTTTCATATAAAGAAAGACCAGATTTGCTTGCAGAAAAGATTTTAGACGAATATTACAGAGGTTAG
- a CDS encoding DNA phosphorothioation-associated putative methyltransferase, which produces MALEKDSLNTFEVTDSTKESQVRDEPGVASLRAIASCCQRSQVGKLLPEALYVHITALSALDPLLQQCESRARSVVPEAQEATLVKFSTRKSKISYLFYPDFDTDPHPALKASIQVDTETLELAYRDYSTSENPPILHRKETFVTPDYPLYQQFAELTNAQEKLGLLNDSRNIGTREGWQRRLQAFGVEIQGHHLIQHQTPSTTHQQPKPATESSVPRIDRHRAAIYRNDLSRPVRLAIEANLFTSETTFFDYGCGHGGDITRIAQKGYNSTGWDPYYSPDTPQTSADIVNLGYVINVIETPSERREALVKAWELTRKVLLVSAQVLIADSTRGVVAYEDGVITTRNTFQKYYEQEELKRYIDQVLGVDAIPVALGVYFVFRDEAQAQLFRASRYRSRATTPRVRSRIKRFEDYQELLAPLMAFFTERGRFPSKGELPQEDEIDSEFGTLRRAFQVILQATNLQEWEEISEKRRQDLMVYLALSQFSHRPKLRDLAPEVQEDIKALFGTYKQACVNADIMLLTVGNLEIIQECCQNSPIGKKLPNSLWVHISALQSLDPLLRLYEGCASRTIGRLEEANIIKFHTKSAKISYLYYPNFDTDPHPILKTCMIINLQDLHVSYRDYDTDDNPPVLHYKDALVTSDYPLYEKFAKLTRQEEDWGLLDDWRSISHRSGWLKCLADHCATLNGYQLHWRKDADPYKLKVLRSAVRNRQEKRRNHPIADP; this is translated from the coding sequence ATGGCTCTTGAAAAGGATAGCTTGAACACATTTGAGGTAACTGACTCAACCAAAGAGTCTCAGGTTAGAGATGAACCGGGTGTGGCGTCTTTACGGGCGATCGCATCCTGCTGTCAGCGAAGTCAAGTTGGTAAGCTGTTGCCAGAAGCTCTTTACGTCCACATCACAGCACTATCCGCCCTTGACCCTTTACTCCAGCAATGTGAAAGTCGTGCTAGAAGCGTAGTTCCTGAAGCCCAAGAAGCAACTCTTGTAAAATTTAGCACTCGCAAGTCCAAAATTTCCTACCTATTCTATCCAGATTTTGATACCGACCCCCACCCAGCCCTAAAAGCAAGTATCCAGGTTGACACGGAAACCCTTGAATTGGCTTACCGGGACTACAGTACATCAGAAAATCCTCCCATTCTCCATCGCAAAGAAACCTTTGTCACACCAGACTATCCCCTATACCAACAGTTTGCCGAACTGACGAACGCTCAAGAAAAATTGGGTTTGCTCAACGATTCAAGAAACATCGGTACGCGAGAAGGATGGCAAAGACGCTTGCAAGCGTTTGGAGTGGAAATTCAGGGACACCATCTCATACAACACCAAACTCCCAGTACAACACACCAACAACCGAAACCTGCTACTGAATCATCAGTTCCTCGGATAGATCGTCATAGAGCAGCAATTTACCGGAATGATTTGTCGCGTCCCGTGCGCCTAGCAATAGAAGCCAACTTATTTACTTCAGAAACTACCTTTTTTGACTATGGTTGCGGACATGGGGGAGATATCACCCGAATTGCCCAAAAAGGTTACAACAGTACGGGATGGGACCCTTACTACTCCCCAGATACCCCCCAAACTTCTGCCGATATCGTCAATCTTGGGTACGTAATCAACGTGATAGAAACTCCAAGCGAACGGCGAGAGGCGTTGGTAAAAGCTTGGGAACTCACCCGTAAAGTTCTGCTTGTCTCAGCCCAAGTTTTGATAGCTGATTCCACCAGGGGTGTTGTTGCTTATGAAGATGGAGTTATCACCACCCGCAATACTTTTCAAAAATACTACGAGCAAGAAGAACTCAAACGTTATATCGACCAAGTTCTTGGTGTTGATGCTATTCCCGTTGCACTAGGCGTTTATTTTGTTTTCCGGGATGAAGCTCAAGCACAGTTATTTCGAGCTTCCCGCTACCGTTCTCGCGCCACAACCCCCAGAGTTCGTTCTCGCATTAAACGATTTGAAGATTATCAGGAACTGCTTGCACCCCTGATGGCGTTTTTTACCGAACGGGGACGCTTTCCCAGTAAAGGTGAATTGCCACAAGAAGATGAGATCGATTCAGAATTTGGCACCCTGCGACGTGCTTTTCAAGTCATTTTGCAAGCAACCAACCTGCAAGAATGGGAAGAAATTTCTGAAAAACGCCGTCAGGACTTGATGGTTTATTTGGCTTTGAGCCAGTTTAGCCACCGCCCAAAACTGAGAGATTTAGCCCCCGAAGTTCAAGAAGACATTAAAGCCTTATTTGGTACTTACAAGCAAGCCTGTGTCAATGCTGATATAATGCTTCTCACCGTGGGCAATCTAGAAATTATTCAGGAATGTTGCCAAAACAGCCCTATAGGGAAAAAATTGCCCAATTCTCTATGGGTTCATATCTCAGCCCTACAATCACTCGATCCCCTGTTGCGCCTTTATGAAGGTTGTGCAAGTCGTACTATTGGTCGTTTGGAAGAAGCAAATATTATCAAATTTCATACCAAAAGTGCAAAAATTTCTTATCTCTATTACCCCAACTTTGACACAGATCCCCATCCGATACTCAAGACTTGTATGATTATTAATTTACAAGACTTGCACGTCAGCTATCGAGATTACGATACAGATGATAATCCGCCCGTACTTCATTACAAAGATGCTCTAGTAACATCTGACTACCCGCTTTACGAGAAATTTGCCAAACTAACCCGCCAAGAAGAAGACTGGGGACTGTTGGATGATTGGCGGAGTATCAGTCATCGTTCCGGTTGGCTGAAATGTTTGGCAGACCACTGTGCGACTCTCAACGGATATCAATTACACTGGCGCAAAGATGCCGATCCTTATAAACTCAAAGTACTGCGTTCTGCAGTTCGCAACCGTCAGGAGAAAAGGCGGAATCACCCGATCGCTGACCCGTAA
- a CDS encoding DNA sulfur modification protein DndB — protein sequence MALKLRKESALNLTLEGSTGSFSVGTGRDGQNSLEVKYFLTHVGLDFSSISDEALLSHLAPVREIFDFKQLDFDEIMQRDIDDARVSSELIPYLLDEKSVDLVKLFPPIVVVVLPVKEGENRPADLYPKVYEEETLEQNDEAAKYILRAGAVGQEVFQFEQPIDEGQRLKHDLVRFRLNTHKTRLVIVDGQHRAMALLAIYRNLKDQWSDEKRAPFKEYYSEWTPKYIQQFNLKEINLPVILCTFPSLNETYAGDFNLKKAARSIFLTLNKTARKVSNSRNILLDDQDIIAYFLRSCLSEVKGKDKRSPYSLRISNVELDQSEEKVKIKSPIAMTGVTHLYYIIEHLLLNSGDEVDGVKPRSGKFSKRKDLNGYNCMERLNGRNLLGAEVADLTTRDNFSQEAANKLGSSFEEKYGTFIIAALEKFYPYENHNRAVLNLENSIEVYQDRQLRPILLEGQGIGRVFEAHRENLKQKLKDGGFSTKVPEIQSITQRLDATARRLEQAIQDFRVDRTKLCLQTISDKAKIKNSDGSDINPYIVKWFNDLYDNVLTTVAFQSGLICGFFGEIEKTNTDLDKESADPLNIMECFNEYIEQLNDFFTPKSSSQLKKLIRVFTGDISGEIVDWKIISINSTFRNVVYIGEMQPDQWTKYKYLFLEIWKPKHPKFNENVVKERQKCREQIYSALHNYYKTSYCKENSKLEENLEKDEKKSIFNQAFAAYNDFLKNLGAEGLNEQDMKIAVSTIPAKTIDEVEAEEEA from the coding sequence ATGGCATTAAAACTTCGTAAAGAATCAGCTTTAAATTTAACTCTCGAAGGTTCAACAGGCTCGTTTAGTGTAGGAACAGGTCGTGATGGACAAAATTCTCTTGAAGTCAAATATTTTCTTACCCACGTTGGTCTAGATTTTTCTAGTATTTCAGATGAAGCTTTACTAAGCCATCTAGCCCCTGTAAGAGAAATTTTTGATTTTAAGCAACTGGATTTTGATGAAATCATGCAGAGAGACATTGATGATGCACGTGTCTCCTCAGAACTTATTCCTTATTTATTAGATGAAAAGTCAGTTGATTTGGTGAAGTTATTTCCACCAATTGTTGTTGTTGTATTACCTGTTAAAGAAGGAGAAAACCGTCCAGCAGATTTGTATCCGAAAGTTTATGAAGAAGAAACTTTGGAACAAAATGATGAAGCAGCTAAATACATACTGCGTGCAGGTGCTGTAGGACAGGAAGTATTTCAGTTTGAACAACCTATAGACGAAGGACAACGACTAAAGCACGATCTAGTACGGTTTCGTTTAAATACTCATAAGACTCGCTTAGTTATTGTCGATGGTCAACATAGGGCTATGGCTCTACTCGCAATATACAGGAATCTAAAGGATCAGTGGTCAGATGAAAAGCGAGCTCCATTCAAAGAGTACTATTCAGAGTGGACACCGAAATATATCCAGCAATTTAATCTCAAGGAAATTAACCTACCTGTCATCTTGTGTACATTTCCTTCACTAAATGAGACATACGCAGGAGACTTCAATCTTAAAAAAGCTGCACGTTCAATTTTCTTAACTTTGAATAAGACGGCTCGAAAAGTTTCAAACTCTCGCAATATTTTACTTGACGATCAAGATATTATTGCTTACTTTCTCCGTAGTTGTTTATCTGAAGTAAAAGGAAAAGATAAACGTTCGCCATATTCCTTACGAATTTCCAATGTTGAACTAGATCAATCTGAAGAGAAAGTAAAAATTAAAAGCCCTATTGCTATGACAGGTGTCACTCACCTTTACTACATCATAGAACATTTGCTTTTAAATAGTGGAGATGAAGTAGACGGTGTAAAGCCTAGATCGGGTAAATTTTCTAAACGAAAGGATTTGAATGGCTATAATTGTATGGAGAGATTAAATGGTCGAAATTTGCTAGGGGCTGAAGTTGCGGACTTAACAACACGTGATAACTTTTCACAGGAAGCAGCTAACAAGCTTGGCAGTAGTTTTGAAGAAAAGTATGGCACTTTTATAATTGCTGCCCTTGAAAAATTTTATCCTTATGAAAATCATAATAGAGCTGTTTTAAATCTTGAAAATTCCATTGAAGTCTACCAAGATCGTCAGCTAAGACCGATTTTACTTGAAGGTCAGGGTATTGGTAGAGTTTTTGAGGCACATCGAGAAAACCTTAAACAGAAACTAAAAGATGGAGGTTTTAGTACTAAAGTACCAGAAATACAATCTATTACTCAACGTCTTGACGCTACTGCAAGGCGACTTGAACAAGCCATTCAAGACTTCCGAGTAGACAGAACAAAGCTTTGCTTACAGACAATATCAGATAAAGCTAAAATTAAAAACTCGGATGGTAGTGATATCAACCCTTACATTGTTAAGTGGTTTAACGATTTATATGACAATGTACTGACAACAGTAGCTTTCCAAAGTGGATTAATTTGTGGTTTCTTTGGAGAAATTGAGAAAACTAATACAGATCTGGATAAAGAGTCTGCAGATCCCCTTAATATAATGGAATGTTTCAACGAATATATTGAGCAATTGAACGATTTTTTTACACCCAAGTCTTCTAGCCAGTTGAAAAAGCTAATTCGAGTATTCACTGGAGACATTTCTGGTGAAATAGTTGATTGGAAAATTATTTCAATTAATTCGACATTCAGAAATGTCGTATACATTGGAGAGATGCAACCAGACCAATGGACAAAATATAAATACCTTTTTTTAGAGATTTGGAAACCCAAACATCCTAAATTTAATGAAAATGTTGTTAAAGAACGACAAAAGTGTCGCGAACAAATTTATTCTGCCCTTCATAATTATTACAAAACTTCATACTGCAAAGAAAACTCAAAATTAGAAGAAAATTTGGAAAAAGATGAGAAGAAAAGCATATTTAATCAAGCTTTCGCAGCCTATAACGATTTTTTAAAGAATCTTGGTGCTGAAGGATTAAATGAGCAAGACATGAAAATAGCTGTTTCCACTATTCCAGCAAAGACAATCGATGAAGTTGAAGCAGAGGAAGAAGCTTGA
- a CDS encoding cysteine desulfurase family protein, whose product MTRKDNIIYLDYHATTPVDSRAAQLILHYMTTAFGNASSIDHEYGDEAERAVSKSAFQVAELVGASPKQVIFTSGATESINIVLQGSLLSQTNKKQRIAVLPIEHKAVLDTCHALAKQGLVEIVYLKVDSKGRLDLEYLEQVCASGLSLLCVMAANNEIGNVYPIQAVGQIAQKYGIPFLCDASQAVGKIPINFEEWGITYLAISTHKLYGPKGSGALVIRKGYHLQPILFGGGHQKGLRSGTLNVPGIVGLGEACRLRQLEMEEDEQAIAIKRDRLQKLLLEKIPNLTVNGDLSSRLSGNLHISIPDVPNSAVIARVRHQLAISTGAACSSGVETPSHVLQALGLPSNFIEGALRIGIGKFTKSVEIEQAAEILSSAVHLIRQSMCF is encoded by the coding sequence GTGACTCGAAAAGATAACATTATATACTTAGATTATCATGCAACGACTCCTGTAGACTCCAGAGCCGCACAATTGATATTGCATTACATGACCACAGCATTTGGTAATGCTAGCAGCATAGACCATGAATATGGGGATGAGGCAGAACGAGCAGTTTCTAAATCTGCTTTTCAAGTTGCTGAACTAGTCGGCGCATCGCCAAAGCAAGTCATTTTTACTTCTGGGGCAACTGAAAGCATAAATATAGTTCTTCAAGGCAGTCTGCTTTCTCAAACGAACAAAAAGCAACGAATTGCTGTTCTACCTATTGAACATAAAGCAGTTTTGGACACTTGCCACGCTTTGGCTAAACAAGGACTTGTTGAGATTGTTTACTTGAAAGTTGATTCCAAAGGCAGGCTTGACTTGGAATATCTTGAGCAAGTTTGTGCATCAGGGCTATCGTTACTTTGCGTTATGGCAGCAAATAACGAAATTGGAAATGTTTACCCCATTCAAGCTGTTGGGCAAATTGCTCAAAAGTATGGCATCCCTTTTCTATGCGATGCTTCCCAGGCTGTAGGCAAAATTCCTATCAATTTTGAAGAGTGGGGAATTACTTATCTAGCAATCTCCACTCATAAACTCTATGGTCCCAAAGGTTCTGGTGCTCTAGTTATCCGTAAAGGGTATCATCTACAGCCAATATTATTTGGCGGTGGTCATCAGAAGGGCTTGCGTTCTGGAACTCTCAATGTTCCCGGTATTGTTGGCTTGGGAGAAGCTTGTCGCCTGCGTCAGTTGGAAATGGAAGAAGATGAGCAAGCGATCGCAATCAAAAGAGATAGATTACAAAAATTACTGCTAGAGAAAATTCCCAATTTAACGGTTAACGGCGATTTATCCTCTCGGTTATCAGGAAATCTCCATATTTCCATACCTGATGTTCCCAACAGTGCAGTTATTGCTAGAGTTCGGCATCAGCTAGCTATTTCTACGGGTGCTGCTTGCTCATCAGGTGTAGAAACACCTTCTCATGTTTTGCAAGCCTTGGGCTTACCCTCCAACTTTATTGAAGGAGCGCTAAGGATCGGGATTGGCAAATTTACAAAGAGTGTAGAAATCGAACAGGCGGCTGAAATCCTGTCGTCCGCCGTTCATCTAATCCGTCAATCTATGTGTTTTTAA
- a CDS encoding phosphoadenosine phosphosulfate reductase family protein — protein sequence MDKKKRRILGLSGGKDSTALAVLLHKEYPDIEYFFCDTHKELEETYEYLDRIKARLGIKIHYLSAERGFDHWLEVYGGFLPSPKMRWCTKKMKIEPLEKFVGDDEAISYIGIRADENRDGYISTKPNIKPVFPFKERGLRKADIIGLLEESGIGMPNYYRWRSRSGCFFCFFQRKYEWVKLAEEHPDLFAEAVKYEQEHKDGRSYTWTEGETLLELLERKYEIIAEHEKAMAREKILAPSRSLAEALDSVLEEEDDEQPCFACHL from the coding sequence ATGGATAAGAAAAAAAGACGTATCTTAGGTCTATCCGGAGGTAAAGACAGCACTGCCTTAGCTGTTTTGCTACATAAGGAATATCCAGATATAGAGTATTTCTTTTGCGACACGCACAAGGAACTAGAGGAAACCTACGAGTATCTAGACCGTATCAAAGCCCGCTTAGGAATCAAAATTCACTACCTCAGTGCCGAGCGTGGATTTGACCACTGGCTTGAAGTTTATGGCGGGTTTTTGCCCTCGCCAAAAATGCGCTGGTGTACCAAAAAAATGAAAATAGAGCCTCTAGAAAAGTTTGTAGGTGATGATGAGGCTATCAGCTACATTGGTATTCGTGCTGATGAGAACCGGGACGGTTATATCTCCACTAAACCTAATATCAAACCTGTGTTTCCCTTTAAAGAACGAGGACTTAGAAAGGCAGATATTATCGGGTTACTTGAAGAAAGCGGAATTGGAATGCCAAATTACTACCGCTGGCGCAGTCGGTCTGGTTGTTTCTTCTGCTTTTTTCAACGGAAGTATGAATGGGTAAAGTTGGCAGAGGAGCATCCAGACTTATTTGCTGAAGCTGTGAAATACGAACAGGAACATAAAGACGGTAGGAGTTATACATGGACTGAAGGAGAAACGTTATTAGAACTCCTCGAAAGAAAATATGAAATTATTGCTGAACATGAGAAGGCAATGGCTAGGGAGAAAATACTTGCTCCCAGTAGATCGTTAGCAGAGGCACTAGATTCTGTGCTAGAGGAGGAAGATGATGAACAGCCTTGCTTTGCTTGTCATTTGTAA
- a CDS encoding J domain-containing protein: MPKKARSTFPTTTTTTLALSSIHIRLEAIEKEHQWLLKQIKRKQTELNNFVEQMRSLATDIFHRASPSFKKLAELDKEIHSLFNEIFNTRKFGKKTKKDIEEIYRNLQMAGIISPKLSNNEDDEELDELFEVDETDSAYSRSHEEENYQYQETQQEIDFSSGAKTESSRNVRQAFLRLAEIFHPDKVTDGETQMRHTEIMKEINKAYQEGDLARLLEIERKHLAGESVESNSEDDLTRKCTRLEQENEFLKTQYENLKRELRLVKHSSEGAMVSDCRKAHREGIDPIGQMLEQVESEIEVISDIRNFVKDFREQKISVKEFLCGPAALRQRKQEMMEDLLDQMFEDLERIVIF; encoded by the coding sequence ATGCCTAAAAAAGCACGATCTACATTTCCAACCACAACCACAACAACACTGGCTCTGTCTTCTATTCATATCCGTTTGGAAGCCATAGAGAAAGAGCATCAATGGCTGCTCAAACAAATCAAAAGAAAACAAACAGAACTAAACAACTTTGTTGAGCAAATGCGTTCTTTGGCTACAGACATATTTCATAGAGCGAGTCCTAGCTTTAAGAAATTGGCAGAACTGGATAAAGAAATCCATAGTCTATTTAACGAAATCTTTAATACAAGAAAATTTGGCAAAAAAACAAAAAAAGATATTGAAGAAATTTATCGCAACCTTCAAATGGCAGGAATTATCAGTCCCAAACTCAGTAATAATGAAGATGATGAAGAGTTAGACGAACTTTTTGAAGTGGATGAAACCGATAGTGCTTATTCGCGATCGCATGAAGAAGAGAACTATCAATATCAAGAAACACAACAAGAAATTGACTTTTCCTCTGGAGCAAAAACTGAGAGTTCAAGAAATGTTCGGCAGGCATTTTTACGGCTAGCTGAAATCTTTCACCCCGATAAGGTGACAGATGGCGAGACACAAATGCGCCATACAGAAATTATGAAGGAAATCAACAAAGCGTACCAAGAAGGAGACTTAGCGCGACTGTTGGAGATAGAAAGAAAACATCTAGCAGGTGAATCTGTTGAAAGCAACAGTGAAGATGACTTGACTAGAAAATGTACTCGTTTAGAGCAGGAAAATGAATTCCTCAAAACTCAATATGAAAACCTGAAACGAGAACTGCGGTTGGTCAAACATAGTTCTGAAGGAGCTATGGTCTCCGATTGTCGAAAAGCTCATCGAGAAGGAATCGATCCTATCGGTCAAATGTTAGAACAAGTGGAATCCGAAATTGAGGTTATTAGTGATATTCGCAATTTTGTCAAAGATTTTCGCGAACAGAAAATAAGTGTTAAGGAATTTCTCTGCGGTCCAGCCGCTTTACGTCAAAGGAAGCAAGAAATGATGGAAGATCTTTTAGACCAAATGTTTGAAGATTTGGAGCGAATAGTTATATTTTAA
- a CDS encoding type II toxin-antitoxin system VapB family antitoxin: protein MAIKIQIDKALIQDALALANQQTERDVVEVALREYVQRRKQSKVLELFGTIDYYEDYNYKHLRREP from the coding sequence ATGGCAATCAAAATTCAAATAGACAAAGCATTAATCCAAGACGCCCTAGCCCTTGCCAATCAACAAACGGAACGTGATGTTGTCGAAGTTGCCTTACGCGAATATGTACAGCGTCGCAAACAGTCTAAGGTGTTGGAGTTGTTTGGGACGATTGACTACTACGAAGATTACAACTACAAACATCTGAGACGAGAGCCATGA